Genomic segment of Drosophila willistoni isolate 14030-0811.24 chromosome 2L unlocalized genomic scaffold, UCI_dwil_1.1 Seg139, whole genome shotgun sequence:
TCAAAAAGATTTTAAGACGTCATGGAATTCTGTTTATTCGTAAACAATTTGCTTacaagttttttaaataaagtttattttagTGGACCGAAAAAGCTGAATTTACTTTCGTAGAAAAATGTTATTTTCGAAACAAACTGTGtctaaaattatatattaatattaatttggCTTCAAAATTGACAACATCTGGTATATAGTCATTTAGATTGACTAGACCTAAAACATTTATAGAGAGTTTTAGATGGAAAAACATTATTTTAGAGCAGGCTTTAgacattttatttacatatttaataagtttttttttttgggaaattCCCAATTAGTTAGCTCCAATTCTTGAAGTTGTTCCTTATTGTTTTTTAAGcgtttagtttttcttttttccagCTAAAACTCTTTAAAAATGATTCTTTAATTTCAATTGACACCTTCATAAGGTCCAAAAATTATCGAATTTTTAACcgatttaaataaataatacttGACGCAAATGATTTAATCTACTTTTGTTTAAGGTTCACGAAATATTGCACTTTAGAATCAATTTATAGAGTAAAAAGATTACAAAATacccaaaaataaaagcaaattttgaGCCCAAAACATAGGTAATTTCTGCAGTTTTTcgtaatattttttaaaactttttcataaaaatttgtttgtaacTTCTTTTACTTGCTAAATGATTCATTTTTCCCCTCGGaatctaattaaaaataattctaTAAATTCAATTGACGCACCTCCATCGAGTCTCGCAGAAATGTGatatttattgatttcaaGGTTAAGTAAGACTAATCAACATGTcaatcaaatgcaaaaaataataataatatacataatatataaaCCTATATATACTAAATGCTTGAatgtagatatatacatatatgataatTTCTTATCTCATATTCAATACGTATAACATGCACAATTAGTGGGCAAAAGAAAACGAATTCTTATGGCTTTATTTTAtctacaaaaaatatatatatatgtatattcgaTAGTCAGCATTAGCGTGTAATGGATAATTGAAGTgacaacagaaaacaaaaacttagACTACTTAAGCGCCACTTCTTAACGGGTGTTTGGGTGTTTAAGTGTCTATTTAGGTGTGAATTGTAacgattgttgttgttgttgttgttaattttctCTCCCCTTGAAAACCCaaacaaatttgttgtctAGTGAGAAAAGTCAACAATGGGCAAACATTCAACACTAACAGCTTAGTAACTAAAACTCAATAGAGCGTGACGTCAGTTTTGAGATCCGTATTTGCTTttagtgtttttatttttgtcgtCGGTTAAGTGATCAAGTGATCACTAATCAGAAGGGGGGTAAGGAAGCAGCAGCTACAGGTGGTAAGTGGGGGTGACGTCATTTGTCAATTTATTGACAGGCGTCCCCAAAATGTAATTTAGTTAACGATTGAAAGCAATtcaataaaatgcaattaatcaATTCAATATGCATCAAGCCAACCGATGCTCAGTGGGGGGGCGTTACGCTACACTTTtgtgtggttttttttgttggcaaaaGGCCAAAGTTGAGAATCGATCTATAGACAAATAAATATCGTAACTTAGACTGGGTGTGGatttttgaattgaaataGATATGTATACCCCCTCTGgccataatcatcatcataataatcatcatcatcatcatagtcAGCATCGTAAagatcattttgttttgtagcaATTACAAAAATATGCTAAAAACGTGCCAATTTAtttctatgtacatacatatttatttcatttttttgcaaatatatTCTTGACAAATAACCTTAACAGTGCGTATGAGCAATATTTCACTATCAAGTGGCAAAAAAGcgttaagaaaaaaaaaaacaaaaaccgatGACTGAGCTGCTCGACAGCGAAAACGTAAACTGCATTTTATGcaatttacattttaattgcCGCATATTGAATATCAACCCCAAGCCCCCAGACCCCAGACCCCAACCCCAATCCCAATCCCAGTCTGAACAAcaaaatccaagcaagcaATTGCAATCCATTTAAATGGCGCTTTACCTAATGACAACCTCACGGCTTGCCATCAAAATATAGccaaacaaatgcaaaaaataaacacagaaATTAAATATCATAAACTGATACAGACATACAGTAAACTCTGGCTAACATTAACCCTCTAATTGATTATGCTAAATGGCTAAAAGTAACTAAGAACCTGTAAGGCGTGAGTTAAATAATTATAGATTCGTTTTAAAGGTGATTTGTTTTAGATAAAAACCTAAGGTATTTCTGGGAATTCGTTATAAAACTTATTCGATGGGATCGATTGGTTGGAGCTGATAGCAAGCCAAATTCccattttaatattattaaaaatatgacGACTATAAGAAGTAAAGTATCCACTAATATCAATTCTAATTGGTTTCTTTAATTCGGttatttttcttaataaattaaatttaattactttttgCATTACAAAGCCCTTAAATAATGTATTTGTGTTCTAATCTACATTACAAATAGACTTAAATTCCAAAAgcaaatatataattaataatatttatttataagatAGAAGACTGTAACCTGTCGTCTTCATAAACATTATTTGCCCAGAGAtaactttatttatttcattatcCGATTGTAATCAAGAATATCATTTTAAATGCAGTTGCACTAAAAGTTTATctatatatgaaaatatttacagTATTTTATGATGGCTGTAAAAGAATTTGTTGAATTAGAATTAGAATCAATAGTTAGTTGAATCCTCATGCTGGGAAACTGAACAAGTGAGCAACTGAACAAGTGGTCAACTGAATAAGTAAACAACTGAGTAGTTCACTCACAACGACAAAACTATTAGAAATGCTTCTTAGTTTATCATAAACTTATAGCATATCTCTTCCCTTACACAAATTCTGGTATTTTATCGTCTTCTGTGAACTGTGAACCATTTTCTGAATagtaatacatatatttcttcGATTACAAAACTGACTTGCTGATTTTTAAGACATATTTAGGGAAAAATGAATACAAGCATCTTAATTTCACATAAACTATAATTTGAAAAGCTTAAAAAATGCTTTCCCCTCATTAGATATGAGATTCCTAGACACTTTTTGTGATAGATCTCTAAAATTGTTAGATTTAATATGGCTTTTGGCAAGGTATGTGGTATGCGATTCGAGGGGTCTTCAACCTTAATGGTGATACACATTTTGCTTTCAAGAGGCCTAAGCCAGTTTATTACCTTTTGATAGACATGCTTTAATGCCAATTCACTGACCCCTTATATACTGACTGTTAACTAAACAGATGAGACGAAATGACATCACCGTCATTTGAGCAGAAAGACCAGTAGCCCGTTTGGGTCATAGTCAAAAAGAGAGGGGGGGATAgagagtttgtttttgtttttgtttcttggtcTTTGTCTTTGCCATGGAATAGCCGGaactatttaaatatttgtgttttgcttttgttttagtttttgtttatcagttgaaatatttatggGCTTTATTGTTACAATTTGCTCGAGTTTTAAATTGTCGGAaccgttgtttttttttttttttttggcttttgtaaTATCGACAAAAAATCTGGTTAACCTTAGTGATCAATTTATAAGATTtacatacaaatttttaaggggtttgttgttttgtagtttggccagtttctttatttacatattggAATCATAATTTTTGGtcttgtgtttgtttttaattttcgttttgcgcagtgtacaaaagtaaaacaaatagaGGAAGAAATTTTCTGTTCGACCCCTCAAGTTCACGGTCAATGAAGCAAAATATACATTGCAACATTCTGGCATAACAAATACGTacgtttgtttgtatgtatgtatggtttcgtttaaagaaatattgttAACATATTGCCGATCTAAGCCAAAGTAAACATCGAAATCGATGAAGCGCAACACGGCAGTTCTCAACGCCTTTCCAATAACATACATAGACAAGGAAATATTGGCCCGAAATCATCATCAGCAAGCAATGGATAGATGCAAATGCGGTGGGATACCTCTCGGCACCTCCATTAAAATAGATGATCGATTGCATCGTGCAAAATTTTGTACGTTTTCCTTTTGTggttcattcattcattcattcatgcCGTGACTCTCTGCTCAGTTTCACAGTTGCTGCAGTTAGTCAAATTTGCTCTATCATGTTAAATGTATCTACACCCACGAAATGCCATTAGGCAAAAGATACATTCATCTGGCAGCAAGGCAGGAGACTTGCAGCTGatcttcacattttttgtaagtggaacaaagcaaaaacgaacaagaacaaaaaacattcaCTGGGTTACTTTCTAGTgcgttcttttttgttttggattttCCTTTGTATCTATGAAAGAGTGCAAGTATTAGATTTTCCGATTACGTTTGGCCCAGTTTTCCCCATTTAACAACAAATAGTAGGTAATATTAAGGCCCAGTTTTCTTCTACTTGGTCAGAAATGGCTTATACAATTATAATCTGGTAATGGCAGATGATCTGATGCATACATATAATgggaaatattttaaattcatttgttTAAGGTTAATTCTAAAAGAATTTCGATTATTTGCATCATTTGAGATCGCAACTGATCTGAATATTCGTTAATCGATCAGATAACTGAATTTGTAATCGTTTGATGTGGTTCAATTCAATAAATtgtcttaaataaatatttaacaaatacatataaaaatagcATGAAgtggaaaattaaaatataaactcTATATAAAGTGatataaagtataaaaaattgtttgtaaaaatatgactttttattgttttagCCCCTGTAGATATTCTGAAAAGGATATCgacttatatatattttgaaataacaaaaagaaataaaacttcatttcatttatccACCTCTCGAGTCAGCTAACAAAAAAGATTTGATATGAATCAGAAAAATCGCCAAAATCAAACCAACTTATTCTTTAGCATTATTAATGCAAATATttctcaatatttttttgcaaaatataTGCCAATATACGtatataatttctttttacatCATGAAATCCCTTTGGAGTACATCCCATAGTTAAAAAATATGGAAcatgcaaatttttttatactaaATAGAGTGAAAACTATAGAAAAATCTGATCTCAaatttttgttactctttgctaaaaaattttattctATTTCCATTTATGTAGGTTTACATTGAAAATTATGGCATTAatatattaacaaaaaaaatgggtTCTTCAAATCTTTCGAACGGATCCTAAGTATGTATGATACTTGTTATAACCTTCTTGGATGTACGATGTTttcaattattaaaaactacaaactacatatatgaaaatttggcacaaaaacaagaattaataaatatttttcaaattcatttttaacttaaaacaataacaagtaaaaacaacgagtgagaagaaagaaaagattTAGGAGTGTCatgcaaaaaatttataataataactaTATTTTATGATAAAAACTTTCGAACAAATTGCTTTATTCATAAAAAGATACTTTTGGAGGAAAAACACTCCATTATTGATCTACCATTGTAGAGAGTATTTAAAAGTAAGTCAGATGTTGGTAACCCAGAGAAGGAGCTGATTACGACCCCATATATAGATTATATATCATAGCATAAAGTGTCTGCCCGTCTGTTCATATTAGCTTGACGTTCTCAATTAGAAAGCTACTGGAATGAAACTTGGTAATATGTATAcgtaaatttcttttaaataattccAAATCCGGAGGATGGGAAGTTTACCATATCTAAGCCATCACAAGAACCATtacaatatatttattatttaaaagagACCTAAAAAGATTTGTTTAGTTATgaccaaaacaacaaaaaatactttaCTTAGTGGTTGCCAGATTAAATTGTATTAAGAataattatttgttgttgtttgtttttcatcACCTGCTTTGTGGTTGCATtatctatctgtctgtctgtctctatATAAAACCACAAGACGTCAATTCAAAAAAGTGATATGGATATTCCCCCACCAAGCATTCAATTACATTTAACATTTTCaacaccttttttttttttgtgctccACTTCTAGTCAATGAGTTAAACCAATTTTAACCAGATTAAAGACAAGTTTAATTCATGGAAATTATCATTTCCATGCCACACAAAAACttaccaaataaataaataaactaacAATGACaactcaatttgaattttaatgaTAATAGTTTTTATCTCAAAATGTTGTCTTCATCTCACTACAAAATAAACACGAATAAACTAAAAATCGAGCAGTCAAATAAAATTAGCGTTAAAAATAATCAcaatttacttaatttttttttctgtttcctTCTGTTTTAAACCGCACGCGCGTTTGCTGTCGCAACTGATTTGAAACTAAAACTGAGCCGACTCTCGGCTGGGGGACTTGGTATTGGAGACTGGGGACTGAgactccaaaaaaaaataacaacaacaacaacaacaacgacaacaaaataATGCAAAAACGGCCGACAgccaacgacaacaacgaaCAGTTTGCCGGCTTCCACTTTCAGCTGAGCAAACGAAATGTTTTCAACAAACTGGCGGGAATCGAGAGGCCAGCCTCATGCAGAAATTTGCCAAAACTTGAAAGTGTCAAGAGAGACAAGTTCTTAGCTTCGACATTATCAATACCCTAGAAGAACAAATACATATTTCAATATCATACATATAAGGAGAAGTAAAAGTAAATTACTTAAGGAAATTTCTTcttaagtatatgtatatagaataaTCTGGTCTAACATAAGTATACTATATAGTGCATATTCTCCATTTTATTCGATTACTTTGTCATTGTAAACTTTGCCACTGGATCAAAAAATATAGTGCCGACTTAGCAGTAGGTATTCTTCACCTGTTTCTATTAGAAACTTTCTAACTATAGAAATCTGTTTTAGTGGTGAAAAGTTCGTTCCAAGGAAGGTTTATACTTAAAGTTGCTTAATTAGGCATATATTCGACACAATTTGCAAAATTGTATATTTAAGAATGTAGTACGCATTCGAGATTTACACGAGTACATTCGAAACACAAAACTTCAAGACTTTTCATCTCGTTTCATTCGCTCCGAAGCAATATAATCAAACCAAATATAGGAAAATTTGTAAGTATTTGAAAGACTGAGGCAAATGAGTGTAATCGTGGAGGACTCTAGTATGCATTGGGATACGTATAATTTGAAACATattttgaagttttttttaacttttaaatataGTTTCAGTATAATATTTGGGCTTTTGGGATTAAGGCCTTAAAGGTTAAGATCTTAAACTAAAAATTAAGGAATTTAGGAAGGAAatgttattatattttttaaaataaccATGATTAGATCTGGAATTATATTTTGGGGgtccaaaagaaaaaaaattaataatcaaAATCCAAATAGGACATTGATACCCGATTTCCACAAACTACAATCTTTTTGAGAGATGGGACATTAAGTTTTGCCTTGCGGATATTTTACCATTCCTTTAACCATCCAAAAGAGACCTTTCTCCCTAAGTCGTTCAATGAACTTTTTCTTATTGAAATATTCCGAATGCTAACTCTCAAAATTTGtcattaattgaaaaatacagcaaaaaacaaaatgaaagaaacaaaattcaaataaagtTTGGATATCATTAACAGATATTTTTCTCGTTGCACTGCCAGTGAAATCAGCTGTTTGGAGATGGTGGATTCTCCCAACCCAATCCCAGCCTTTCCCCGGAGATACATTGAGAAAAAATCGGAGAActctaaaatatataatatccaAACAATAGACCATTATTTCTTTTATAACCAACTATGAATTATTCATATATGTAGTGTAAGCAATAATCTCTTTCGCTTAAAACTAATATTCCCCTCTTattaaagggtatattaaaatttaaagtcaTTTTTCACGCGAAGTTGGAAACTGAGcgaacaacaataaaaacaagaagGAATGAGATGCACATCCATAACGCCACACATTACGTGATCCGCAGTTTAAAGCAAGGACAATGCCAAGTCCTTAATTGGAAGATTGAAACAgaaaattaatgttaattgTTAACTGTTAATAACTGCTGTCATTTCAAGCTCATTCAAATGAACAGCAAACATTGAACAATTGCAAGTCAAAGTCAATCGAGTGACTCTGAATATATATGTTTCACTTGTTATGTGGGTGTATCTAAATAATACTTGAACCTGACATTCAGAAACTGCATAACGCACTTCTCTGGTTGCTACACATAAagatgtatacatacataaaaacgTCAGCAGTTTCAACACAACTCGCAGTCTTAAtgttcaaatatttgtatatgatTCCCAATTTGTAtctttatagatatatatgacTGTCTGTGGGTTGATGcgttttaaattgaaatcaattttgCTTTCTGCACAATATacatttcttctttttttttgcattagatgTCATCCAAACAGACCTCGGACCATAAATTATCCATCCAAAATGTCAATTCAATTATTGACTTTTCTAAAAATTCAACTACAtatattaatttgtaattgCAATCAATTGAAAcccatttcatttttaaatagCCAAGAAATTGAAACTTATTAACCTTTTCAAATGATTCAGAATTCAGATTTCTGCGATTTGTAACTAAACATTTTGCAAAGATATTGGAAAGAAGGGTTTGgggaacaaaacaaataagtgTTAACGAACAATTGAAGAcgaaactaaactaaaatgccGAAACTCCTACATAAAAATGTaggtaagtaaaaaaaatatataaattttaaatctgtAATCTATAAATGAGGAAATCTAACCAGAATGAATTcaggttttttcttttctgtttatCTGGGGCAACCTATGAGTAtatcttaaattaaattgtcaCTGCGGACAATATTCTAATCCAGGAGTTAAATCTGTCTAAAATACCAGCTTAGGGAAGTGATAATCCACCATATATACTCTGCACACATTGGGgcttataaaaattaaaatataaatatacatacatatatgaattcatcataaaaaacttaaagtaGCTTAGTCGATGAGTTAGTGACGGAGTACAATTTATTTTCCTATTGGTTTTGTAGCTCAATGATGAAAAGTTGCTTCGGTATTTCAATAGATATGGAAAAGTGAGACTCCTGCATTTCACTGACTGTCATcagcaacagaagcagcagaaCAGTACGAAAAGGATTCTATTTGCCAAGCCAGGCGATGCAGCCAACGTTTTGCCATTGGCAAGGACAACAATTCTGTTTCATGCCGAGCTTCAGTTGGCTTCAACCGGCGGTTTATGGCCATAAAGGGCCACCAAATGACCGACTGCAGGAGACGTATGTAACGAAAATTCCTAAAAATTCTCCAATAGAAATtctaaaatttcaaaaaataaaaaacgaatttTGGCCCATTGTGCATTGCAAAAAAATTGAGGTTAATTTAGCAGCCTGAAAGTAGGCAACAAGCATTATGATAAAAACGTGGATCAAATAGTGGGAGCCggataaaaaataattcaaattttttacacgcccacttccgcctccataatatAGAAAAAGCCGATTGGCTGCCAATCAAATTGAGCTCACTGGTTAGTCTTACTAGTTTTAAGTCGAAGCATGGGCCTATGTCAgtgagacgacttacttactttctTAATCCCAGTGATTTATGAAATCCGGGGCCAGATGGTCTACCGAGATGTGTTGGTTTATTATTTCAGCTCTATAATTCTGTCATCCCTACATGAGTCTGTGAAATGTAGATCTACAATTACttaccttttagaatttacctCTCTGACTATCAATAGATTCAAAAGTGCCGAATAgctaatcataccctattacttttcAAACTGAACGATATCGGGTTTCCATctcatttaaaaaattaagtaaaatacatattttactaatatatgttattaaaattaaattttcttattcttattccatactaacaaaaaattatatttttataaggAGAGAATTAGTATTATCTCTGCATCTTTGTTCTTCTCTTCAGCTTCTTTTTTAGTCTCCATGGCAacatctttttttgtttaacccCCTCTAAAATTAACTTTATTGCTTTCCTGTTTTGCTTTCGAATTAAGTCAAAagataataatttaattttttggaatattcattttattattgttttccaTCGTTTCTATGTATTGCACAAAGTCTTTCCATTGCCCACACAGGATGCGTAGGCCATGAAATGAGGAATCGATGACTGTTGCATCACTCCAGTTAGAAGATGGGACTGTGGTCCAATGGCAAAGACGCCAACATCATCGCCAGCATGGACACCGATGGTGCCATGAATATAACTGGGATGAATGAAATCTGCAAATATGGAAATCGTAACAAATGTCTTTTTTATAACCAAATGTTTAAATAACTACTCACCAGCCTCGTCAATTAACTCGGTAAGATCGATACGCTCCCCAGTCTCATCCAAATATTGATTTGTGCCAACTGCATAATTGAGAGTGGCATATTTGACTCCATTCACATCTGTGTCATGGGGATTGAGTCCTAGGATTGGAGAGCCACGACCTGGGTAACCGGAAATGGACAACGGATGGGCATGATCCGAGGTGACAACTATCAAAGTCTCATCCAAATCGACAACACCCAATGCAGCCTCCACAGCATTGGAAAGTTCATTGGTCTCATCAAGGGATCGGGCTGGGTTATTGAAATGATTGCCATAATCGATTAGACCGCCTtcaatgaaaacgaaataaccCTTTTCATTCTTGCTCAAAACTTCAATGGCCTTGGTTGTCAACTCTGACAGAGTTGGTTGCTGTGTAGGATCGGCATCCAAGTGAAAGTTCATTGTGCTTGAGCCGAAGGTGCCAATCAAACTTTTTATCTTTGAGGCATTCACACTCAGTAGTTGATCACGATTGTAGGCCCAGACGCCACCCTCATGTAGGGATTGCCATTTCGAGAGGAGATTGACACCATCAGAACGTTCTCCCTGCTTGCCGAAAGGATCCGTAATGGTATTGGGCAAAAATTTACCAATGCCTCCACCCAACATCACATCGAAATTCTTTCCCGGCTCCTGGGTAATCAATTGGGTGGCAATATCCGTACAGGTGGCCGGATCATTAATACCATCGCCATAGGTGACAATATCCGTGTCGCATTCAAAGAAGCGATTCGTGGTATGGGCATACGAACCCGATGGACTGGCATGGGTCAGGGTGGTGGTGGTCACGAAGCCAGTGGATTTGCCCTGAGCCTGAGACCAGGCGGCTATAGAGCTAACATGATTGGCAGGATCCTCACTGCCGCTGCAATTGTTAAATGTCACCGCCGAGGTGATACCCAAAGCAACAATATTGGTCTTCACTCCACACAAATAGGCAGTGGCCGTGCAGGCAGAATCGGCAACCTGGGCATTGGAGCAG
This window contains:
- the LOC6638464 gene encoding membrane-bound alkaline phosphatase, producing the protein MARFAAATLLLSVLVTSSWSLSIDLNKVHNQEQLVGSASEAGKSRLSYDFDANALGRNKYTPPEEMNAQFWYDIADQELTKRLELPTGKIDKRKAKNVIMFLGDGMSLTTVAAARIRKGQLKGNTGEEDSLSFEKFPYSGLSRTYCSNAQVADSACTATAYLCGVKTNIVALGITSAVTFNNCSGSEDPANHVSSIAAWSQAQGKSTGFVTTTTLTHASPSGSYAHTTNRFFECDTDIVTYGDGINDPATCTDIATQLITQEPGKNFDVMLGGGIGKFLPNTITDPFGKQGERSDGVNLLSKWQSLHEGGVWAYNRDQLLSVNASKIKSLIGTFGSSTMNFHLDADPTQQPTLSELTTKAIEVLSKNEKGYFVFIEGGLIDYGNHFNNPARSLDETNELSNAVEAALGVVDLDETLIVVTSDHAHPLSISGYPGRGSPILGLNPHDTDVNGVKYATLNYAVGTNQYLDETGERIDLTELIDEADFIHPSYIHGTIGVHAGDDVGVFAIGPQSHLLTGVMQQSSIPHFMAYASCVGNGKTLCNT